One Brassica napus cultivar Da-Ae chromosome C4, Da-Ae, whole genome shotgun sequence genomic region harbors:
- the LOC106374813 gene encoding uncharacterized protein LOC106374813, giving the protein MAQCVNEEISYVTNNYIAPSTVQVPEKDVNEIRFTYKYLDVPIMFQQEGKISGKSSSAWLNDEDYNILQTFLLLNCEVFEPYESMFEDYMMDNHPNITSNDMTRAKDEKFAMWCKDYINNASKSFEFPLWMLEFVQGPKHQITSWRMYYSRGYHYHTQSHGQNKKTMNFGVCVPGTTETEYFGLIEEIFMIEYHGVVGLKAMIFKCHWFNINQRIRRHPSGNVDVCPQMHYDKYDPFILPEQCDQV; this is encoded by the exons ATGGCTCAGTGTGTGAATGAAGAAATTTCTTACGTGACAAATAATTATATTGCACCTTCAACAGTTCAAGTCCCTGAAAAAGATGTCAACGAAATCAGATTCACTTACAAATATCTTGATGTTCCAATAATGTTCCAGCAAGAAGGAAAAATCAGTGGAAAATCAAGTAGTGCATGGTTAAATGATGAAGATTATAATATTCTTCAGACATTTTTATTGCTCAACTGTGAAGTATTTGAACCATATGAGAG CATGTTTGAAGATTATATGATGGATAACCACCCAAACATAACTTCTAACGATATGACAAGAGCAAAAGATGAAAAATTTGCAATGTGGTGTAAAGATTAC ATTAACAATGCTAGCAAATCATTTGAATTTCCATTGTGGATGTTGGAATTTGTACAAGGTCCAAAGCACCAAATCACGTCATGGCGTATGTATTATTCGAGAGGATATCATTACCACACACAAAGCCATggacaaaataaaaagacaatGAATTTTGGTGTTTGTGTTCCTGGAACTACTGAGACCGAGTATTTTGGACTTATCGAAGAAATATTCATGATAGAGTATCATGGTGTCGTTGGGTTAAAAGCCATGATTTTTAAATGTCATTGGTTCAACATCAATCAAAGAATACGAAGACATCCATCTGGCAATGTTGATGTTTGCCCACAAATGCATTATGACAAGTACGATCCTTTTATATTACCAGAACAATGTGATCAAGTATGA
- the LOC125586311 gene encoding uncharacterized protein LOC125586311: MLETWQEEPHQKRSKTNSENASSNPDGLGTHRHTSGSKNHKRYAYDLTVKAGGVAPPVTEVVRMTHTRKDGTFIDKRAEGFVKAAEALALERSQGSCLTDETPSAPSTQQLNAAYIEVATNGKGRVYGLGSIQDIDDEPSETAPASLFTHLAVDGRLTTMEGVVTCLKDDVSGLKEDVIGIKRGIEVLMKMNGVDPVTFEPIQRESDASVRTPQSSQGNRV; encoded by the exons ATGCTAGAGACTTGGCAGGAGGAGCCACACCAAAAGAGGAGCAAAACGAATTCTGAGAATGCTTCCTCAAACCCAGATGGTTTAGGCACTCACCGTCATACTTCAGGATCAAAAAACCACAAGCGTTATGCTTATGACTTG ACTGTTAAGGCTGGTGGAGTAGCACCTCCAGTCACTGAAGTAGTGCGTATGACCCATACTCGCAAGGATGGCACTTTCATTGACAAAAGAGCAGAAGGTTTTGTGAAGGCTGCCGAGGCTCTTGCATTGGAGCGATCACAAGGTTCCTGTCTGACTGATGAAACCCCATCAGCACCCTCTACCCAGCAGCTCAACGCTGCTTACATTGAA gtGGCAACCAATGGCAAAGGGCGAGTTTATGGGCTTGGTTCAATTCAGGATATTGATGATGAACCAAGTGAGACTGCACCAGCATCTTTATTTACACATCTGGCAGTTGATGGACGCTTGACCACCATGGAGGGTGTTGTAACTTGCTTGAAGGATGATGTTTCTGGCTTGAAGGAGGATGTAATTGGTATTAAGCGAGGCATTGAGGTTCTGATGAAGATGAATGGAGTGGACCCTGTTACCTTTGAACCTATTCAGCGTGAGAGCGATGCATCTGTTCGAACTCCCCAATCAAGCCAAGGTAACAGGGTTTAA